The Gemmatimonas aurantiaca T-27 DNA segment ACGCCGCATAAGCGTGCGCGGAGAGGCGCTCCATGACCGGACGGAATGCCGTCACCTGATCAGCACCGCTTTCATGGTCGGTGAGTGTGGCCTCCAGTGTGGCCGCCACCAGCAACTCGAGATTGCGGCGTCCCACATCGGGCGTGGCGTATTTGGAGGCAATGACCTCGCCTTGTTCGGTGAGGCGAATCTGACCGGTCACCGCCCCTGCGGGCTGTGCCAGGATGGCGTCGTAGCTGGGTCCACCACCGCGTCCCACACTGCCACCCCGACCATGAAAGAACCGCAACTGCACCCCGGCGTCCCCGAACGCCTGCATCAGCGCAGTCTGCGCCTGATACAGCTCCCAGCCACTGGTGAGAAAGCCACCATCCTTGTTGCTGTCGGAATACCCCAGCATCACTTCCTGCACGTCACCGCGGGTACGCAGGAGTGCGCGATACACTGGCAGCGCGAGCGCCGCACGCATCGTGTCACCAGCACGCCGCAGGTCGGCAATGGTTTCGAACAATGGCACGATATCGAGGCCCAGCGTGGCCTGCTGACCACCCGTGGCGAGCCCTGCTTCCTTCAGCATCAGTGCCACTTCCAGCAAGTCCGATACACCATCACACTTGGAGATCACGTAGTGCGGCAACGCACTCGCGCCATAACGCTGCCGCAGGCGGGCGGCCGTGAAGACGATCGCCAGCTCACCGGCCACTTCTTCGCTGTAACGCAGATGCGGAGAATGCAGCGGACGCGTGCCCTCGAGCTCGCGGGCCAGCAACGCCACCCGTTGCGATTCGTCGAGCGCCGCATAATTGTCGCACACCCCAGCCTGCGCGAACAGCTCCGTGACCACACGTTCGTGCACATCGGCGTTCTGCCGCAGATCGAGTGGTGCGAGATGGAAGCCGAATCCCTGCACCGCCATCAGCAACCGACGCAGCCGTCCGGCGGCGAGCAGACCCACACCCGTGGTCGTGAGTGCATCGCGGATGATGACGAGGTCATCGTACAGCGCATCGGCGGAGGCATACGGCTCACCGCTGCCCAGTGCCGCGCGCACCGGTGGTGGCAGTTCGAGCCCACTCATGGTGGACGCGACCCGCGCGTAGATGCCGCTCAGTGCGCGACGATACGGTTCGTCGAGACGCTGCGCGCTGGTATCGGGTGAGCGTGCGGCCAGGGCTTCCAGTGCCGGCGTCACCGCATGCAAGGTGCGTGACAGCGACAATTGCTGTCCGAGTGCGTGAATCTCCTGCAGATAAAAATCGAATGTCGCCGACGCCTGCAGGCGCAGTGTCTCGTGCAACACATCGGCCGTGACAAACGGATTGCCATCACGATCGCCGCCGATCCAACTGCCGGGTTGTAGAAAAGGCGTCAGTTGCCAGGTGCTGCCGGGGAACTGCGCTGATAGCAAATCCTCGAGATTTGCATGCAGGCGCGGCACCTCGGTGAAGAACGTGCTGCGAAAATACGCGATGCCGTTCTTCACTTCGTCCACGACCCGCAGGCGCTCGCCGCGTACGATGCGCGTGTGCCAGAGCGTGAGCACGAGGCGCGTGAGCAGGGCATCACTTTCCGTGCGCTCTTCTCCCGTGAGCACCATGCGATCGCGCTGCTCGAGCAGCGTGGCAATCTGCTGCATGACGGTGAGCGTACTCTGTCGCTGTACCTCGGTGGGGTGTGCCGTGAGCACCGGTGAGACGAGCGCACTGCGAAAGAAGGCCGTCAGACGCTCCTGTGCGAGGCCGTCGTTGCCGATCGCTTGACGGACCATCTCGAGGGCAAACTCCAGCGTGCCTTCGCGCGGCCGAGAGCCCATGACTTCGTGGGCGCGTCGCCGGCGGCCGCGGTGGGTGTCCTCGGCGATGTTGGCCAACTGCAGGAAGTACGAAAACGCACGCACCACGCTGAGCATCGTGTCGGGCGGCAGTGGATCCAGCAGGACATGCAGCGCCTCCCGGTCCTCGGCCCGACCTTCCCGGGCGAACCGGATGGCCGCGCGCCGAGTGTCCTCCACGAGCTGGAAGACATCAGCCCCTTCCTGCTCACGGACCGCGTCACCCAGCAGGCGGCCCAGGAGGCGGATATCGTCGCGGAGGGGACGGTCCTTCTCGTCCCTCGCTGGAGGTGGGTCGAGGATGTCGGTCATGACGGAACCTTCGCCCGTGGGA contains these protein-coding regions:
- the ppc gene encoding phosphoenolpyruvate carboxylase; this encodes MTDILDPPPARDEKDRPLRDDIRLLGRLLGDAVREQEGADVFQLVEDTRRAAIRFAREGRAEDREALHVLLDPLPPDTMLSVVRAFSYFLQLANIAEDTHRGRRRRAHEVMGSRPREGTLEFALEMVRQAIGNDGLAQERLTAFFRSALVSPVLTAHPTEVQRQSTLTVMQQIATLLEQRDRMVLTGEERTESDALLTRLVLTLWHTRIVRGERLRVVDEVKNGIAYFRSTFFTEVPRLHANLEDLLSAQFPGSTWQLTPFLQPGSWIGGDRDGNPFVTADVLHETLRLQASATFDFYLQEIHALGQQLSLSRTLHAVTPALEALAARSPDTSAQRLDEPYRRALSGIYARVASTMSGLELPPPVRAALGSGEPYASADALYDDLVIIRDALTTTGVGLLAAGRLRRLLMAVQGFGFHLAPLDLRQNADVHERVVTELFAQAGVCDNYAALDESQRVALLARELEGTRPLHSPHLRYSEEVAGELAIVFTAARLRQRYGASALPHYVISKCDGVSDLLEVALMLKEAGLATGGQQATLGLDIVPLFETIADLRRAGDTMRAALALPVYRALLRTRGDVQEVMLGYSDSNKDGGFLTSGWELYQAQTALMQAFGDAGVQLRFFHGRGGSVGRGGGPSYDAILAQPAGAVTGQIRLTEQGEVIASKYATPDVGRRNLELLVAATLEATLTDHESGADQVTAFRPVMERLSAHAYAAYRALVYETPGFAQYFRESTPLAEIATLNIGSRPASRKPSDRIEDLRAIPWVFAWAQCRCMLPGWYGFGSAVTAWLVEQPDGLPVLQRMAQHWPFFRTLLSNVDMVLAKSDLRVASRYSELVQDETLRRTIFAAIEAEWHRTRDALRQITGQDQLLADNPLLVRSMANRFPYMDPLNHLQIALLQRHREHVASGTAPDDLMRRGIHITINGIAAGLRNSG